Proteins from a genomic interval of Lactococcus protaetiae:
- a CDS encoding GNAT family N-acetyltransferase, whose translation MLEITGVTNAEKAEYLKLDNLISQSELELKIIERRVQLIKWDKVPVGVLRWNLFWDEIPFLNLIFLKPAFRGQGFGHEALDFWEMEMRRLGVKQVMTSTQSDEMAQHFYRKSGYLDKGVLTFDGTTIEQASELFFIKNL comes from the coding sequence AAAAGCGGAATATTTGAAGTTGGATAATCTTATTAGTCAGTCAGAGCTAGAACTCAAAATCATTGAAAGACGGGTTCAGCTTATCAAATGGGATAAAGTTCCAGTAGGTGTTTTACGGTGGAATTTATTTTGGGATGAGATTCCATTTTTGAACTTAATTTTCTTGAAACCAGCTTTTCGTGGACAAGGTTTTGGACATGAAGCTTTGGATTTTTGGGAGATGGAGATGAGGCGTTTAGGTGTTAAACAAGTCATGACCTCTACTCAAAGTGATGAGATGGCACAACATTTTTATCGAAAATCGGGTTATCTTGATAAAGGTGTTTTAACTTTTGATGGTACAACGATTGAACAAGCTTCAGAGCTTTTCTTTATAAAAAATTTGTAG